The window tccaccttgagaaaGCCATCGTGGGAACAAGATCCACCCCCGGATGATCTcctggcccctcctgaacgggtgcttGCCCATGACCAGGTGGCACAGCAGAaggcccagggaccagatcgtcgCTGCCTCGCCGTGGTAGCGTTGGTGCTGGATCCACTCTGGTGGGCTGTAGGACAGGGTTCCTGTggaacacagacacagctcagcagggggatgctgctgctcccagagcccggccccagcatccctggccatgtgggggctgccccagaGGCACACGGGGTGAGCGCTGCCCTctcaccagcacctgggacttgtgtacAAACTCGGggctggaaaagaagccactggtgctggaagagggcagcagaaacccTGGGAAGGCCCAACCATGacacacaaaggaaaaacccacCCACTGGTGGAGAAAACCCACTCTCCTCCCCACCTGTATGGCCCCCAAAAATGTTAATaagccaaggcaaacaaggggagtggagcagtccaagcccttccttgcctgcacaccaaaccaTCCGGGGCACGGGGTCAgacccccctctctgctacccccatgggggtttgtgtcgggctggctgccccagctccagccccagcccaggccacagtgGGTGCTGAAGGCTGtcggcagggctggcagctgcccccCCTCACACCCCACCCAAATCAACTCGGCTCCAGCATCAATCTCATCCCGGCTGCAATAGGGGGAAGCCCCGGAGCTgcacccaggctgggccatgagatgcccaggagcatcccctgcgagggctcacctgcaaactgggtgtaggctgtgtcttgGAGGAAGgcgccacagccaaagtcgatgAGTTTCAGCTGCCCGCtggccaggtcgagcaggatgttctcgggcttgatgtccctgtgcaggaccccgcaggcggtgcagtgccgcacggcctccagcacctggcggaacagcgcccGCGCCTCCTCCTCCGGCAGGAACCCCCGCTCCGCCAGGAAAGCCGAGAGCTCCTGGCACCGCTCCGGacgctccagcaccagcacgAAGCTGTCGGGGAGCTCgagccactccaggagctgaatgacagcagcacagccacgggacaccttggccagcagcacgatctccagcggcgcgctgctgccgtcgggctgcgggaggagcgcgGTGCCGTCagtggggctgaggccgtgccggggctctgggagccctcagccagcccgggatgctctgcacGCCCCGCTCAgcccacgcccgctctccccGCAGGCTCCCGGCGGCTCCCACCGTGCCGGGCcccggctcatccccgcccggcccggcccggctgctgccgctggccccgctcactcaccagctcgccccagtgccggatgCGATCCCGCGGCACGcgtttgatggccacctgcgagcgagggagagcagcgggctcagctcgccgcccgtcctgcccagccccatcctccgcccttctcctcctcctccc of the Agelaius phoeniceus isolate bAgePho1 chromosome W unlocalized genomic scaffold, bAgePho1.hap1 SUPER_W_unloc_2, whole genome shotgun sequence genome contains:
- the LOC143692625 gene encoding LOW QUALITY PROTEIN: serine/threonine-protein kinase pim-1-like (The sequence of the model RefSeq protein was modified relative to this genomic sequence to represent the inferred CDS: deleted 1 base in 1 codon) translates to MPFKESNLCMHPLGRSAARPPAPSRRGPGQVGMPGLGRSGRARGPLLDGPSADSRVSPAGKAQEALQERYRVGSLLGRGGFGSVFAATRLSDGAPVAIKRVPRDRIRHWGELPDGSSAPLEIVLLAKVSRGCAAVIQLLEWLELPDSFVLVLERPERCQELSAFLAERGFLPEEEARALFRQVLEAVRHCTACGVLHRDIKPENILLDLASGQLKLIDFGCGAFLQDTAYTQFAGTLSYSPPEWIQHQRYHGEAATIWSLGLLLCHLVMGKHPFRRGQEIIRGWILFPRWLSQECQDIIKRCLSMQPSDRPSLEELFCHPWVQGVPLP